Proteins found in one Quercus robur chromosome 2, dhQueRobu3.1, whole genome shotgun sequence genomic segment:
- the LOC126706340 gene encoding subtilisin-like protease SBT2.5, with the protein MAMESTKNESYFVFMNYDPEYERLRADRTKKGAYELDLYLSKKHDELLASTLEPGSYKKTLSLVIVDGFSVEITEDQANELRSANGVRIVEKNQELA; encoded by the exons atgGCAATGGAAAGTACCAAAAATGagtcttattttgttttcatgaaCTACGATCCGGAATATGAGCGCCTACGAGCTGATCG aacaaagaaagggGCATATGAGCTTGATTTGTATCTAAGTAAGAAGCATGATGAGCTTCTAGCAAGCACCCTTGAGCCAGGCAGCTACAAGAAGACATTATCTTTGGTCATTGTTGATGGTTTTTCTGTAGAAATTACTGAGGATCAG GCCAATGAGCTTCGATCTGCAAATGGAGTGAGGATTGTGGAGAAGAATCAAGAGCTTGCTTAG